A portion of the Doryrhamphus excisus isolate RoL2022-K1 chromosome 20, RoL_Dexc_1.0, whole genome shotgun sequence genome contains these proteins:
- the pprc1 gene encoding peroxisome proliferator-activated receptor gamma coactivator-related protein 1, giving the protein MAAQWGAGEETLTACNMDFFPLDTLSETPELCSGGTLEALQSCLDPSILSIFDDNPLIETKGLDDDCEATLLTALTEILDNVDDENLSPFDTLPESDLLSGHKGRDHSPLRRLLCMPRSASEKDISLSTRPLSAGKNLSRIPADSLQRSDGEDEEAGALTRSPVKHSLPPDWEGLTLPFPVTFEQESDEGLSVSLGDLVRHMHPYMAICVEDDKGVQMLPEGGILLEVVDQGENGEPILVVPDMDLPALLPLEEKFAEVEEAASDSSEHIVVDDDDDIDVLCKAPVNILSTCSNEMINKQKDETLARVPSHRKKKRKKHCPPEPVEGRVLRSTTERNRTQELPKKLEKRRLKEKKPKTAKAPAAPVPLALKSEKRSCQSGTNNPETSVKAAMFATLGQDTHPTKAGVPESPDTSQQPDEMSKQVSQAPNELSSQLQLVSPSSPAAAPNSTASTVSEPLPPVAPAPPESKPKSLSLAEYRLLRLQKKPVVVESQSNSTKWPSLLEPPKELPPIPCLPDPYPRDPRQPASHAARRDVGEIKPAWQPRGPCAPPTPEALLVPPAYMATSANKSATATSKCAMPQKPSAGTPDVVNAQPPSSECQPANQSPDRQPKLPDAQFAKISPQTTSKMVNAAVVPVTGLSEKTAISQNVPQVVPHNTAASSNNLPTSAKSPAINAKHCPAPSLALHSLKSQAIMLEANQKVTTPVEPPKAASPTKELVESFTSEMGIEAADLTSLLEQFEETQAKEQQSVPEVCGRAAAVGNSSAEFAREKIVVERVRANDLSNPAALTPPATPPHQMWKPLAPVALLGKANVPLSSKTNPSKAIQIEARPLPLARFHNKPTAPAAAVSHSVACMDHDYCRPSKAASPAGEAGKRWNVKQQAFITIKPIKHAAAAPTVPLQSSSQSNTQAPEALHHAMEGSSVLETPEASPVRQENESTFKEGAARKGAFERSYGCYPSSRTSSPQNRGRKRRARRSPSVSSSLESDSHSSRSRSRSHSPSKKRYRHRRSRSRSGYSSRSSSRSSVSRSPPRRRRYSYSSSHSGSWSRSRSRSQSPQRRAPWRRNRRLCSPSYRSTYGHCENPEDVQRRKDKAIEERRVVYVGRILGTMTQRELKDRFSYFGKVEDCTLHFRDRGDNYGFVTYYNTKDAFTAIENGSKLRKPDEQPFDLCFGGRRQFCKTSYSDLDSNRDYDPASTKSKVKTLDFDTLLRQAQQGLKR; this is encoded by the exons ATGGCGGCGCAGTGGGGCGCAGGCGAAGAGACTTTAACTGCCTGCAATATGGATTTTTTCCCTCTGGACACACTAAGCGAG ACTCCTGAGCTGTGCTCTGGAGGAACGCTGGAGGCCCTTCAAAGTTGCTTAGACCCCTCCATACTTTCCATCTTTGATGACAACCCGTTAATAGAG ACGAAAGGACTAGACGACGACTGTGAAGCCACACTGTTAACCGCCCTGACGGAGATCCTTGACAACGTGGACGACGAGAACCTGTCCCCTTTTGACACGCTGCCTGAGTCGGACCTGCTGTCGGGTCACAAGGGCAGGGACCACTCTCCG CTCAGGAGATTGCTATGTATGCCCAGGTCTGCCTCAGAGAAAGACATATCTTTAAGCACAAGACCCTTGTCAGCTGGAAAG AACCTGTCTAGGATACCAGCTGACTCACTACAGAGAAGCGACGGGGAGGATGAAGAGGCTGGCGCTCTCACTCGGAGCCCAGTCAAGCACAGTTTACCTCCAGACTGGGAAGGTCTGACCCTCCCGTTTCCTGTCACCTTTGAGCAGGAGAGCGACGAGGGCCTTTCAGTCAGCTTGGGGGACTTGGTCAGACACATGCACCCATACATGGCCATTTGTGTGGAGGACGACAAGGGGGTGCAGATGTTGCCGGAGGGAGGCATCTTGCTTGAGGTGGTGGATCAAGGGGAAAATGGAGAGCCTATCCTGGTTGTCCCAGACATGGATCTACCAGCTCTTCTCCCGCTGGAAGAGAAGTTTGCAGAGGTGGAAGAAGCAGCATCTGACAGTTCAGAGCATATTGtcgttgatgatgatgacgacattGATGTGCTATGTAAGGCTCCAGTAAATATTCTAAGCACATGTTCAAATGAGATGATTAACAAACAGAAGGACGAGACCTTAGCGAGAGTTCCCTCCCAtaggaaaaagaaaaggaagaaacatTGCCCTCCTGAACCTGTTGAGGGAAGGGTTCTTAGGAGTACCACTGAGAGAAATCGAACACAAGAATTGccaaaaaaacttgaaaaaagacGACTCAAAGAAAAGAAACCCAAAACTGCAAAGGCTCCAGCTGCTCCTGTACCGCTTGCCTTAAAATCTGAGAAAAGAAGTTGCCAAAGTGGAACCAACAACCCAGAAACAAGTGTGAAAGCTGCTATGTTTGCGACACTCGGACAGGACACGCATCCAACAAAAGCTGGTGTTCCTGAAAGTCCAGACACCTCCCAACAGCCTGATGAAATGTCCAAACAGGTGTCCCAAGCTCCCAATGAGCTCTCCAGCCAACTCCAGTTGGTGTCTCCCAGCAGCCCGGCAGCTGCTCCCAACAGCACAGCATCAACTGTCAGTGAGCCCCTCCCACCCGTGGCCCCTGCTCCTCCAGAGTCGAAGCCCAAGTCCCTCAGTTTGGCCGAGTACCGACTCCTCCGGCTGCAGAAGAAGCCGGTCGTGGTGGAAAGCCAAAGCAACAGCACCAAGTGGCCCAGCCTTCTGGAGCCCCCCAAAGAACTGCCCCCTATCCCCTGTCTGCCTGACCCCTACCCCAGGGATCCTCGCCAGCCCGCCTCCCATGCTGCGAGGAGGGATGTGGGCGAGATCAAACCCGCCTGGCAGCCACGGGGACCGTGTGCCCCTCCCACCCCAGAGGCTCTTTTAGTGCCACCAGCCTACATGGCGACATCGGCCAACAAATCCGCAACCGCAACTTCTAAGTGTGCAATGCCCCAGAAACCTTCAGCTGGTACACCTGATGTTGTCAACGCCCAGCCTCCGTCTTCCGAATGCCAACCTGCGAATCAGTCGCCTGACAGACAGCCTAAACTTCCTGATGCGCAGTTTGCTAAAATTTCTCCTCAAACCACTTCAAAGATGGTCAACGCTGCTGTAGTTCCTGTCACCGGTCTCTCGGAGAAGACCGCCATTTCCCAGAATGTGCCTCAGGTCGTTCCTCATAACACTGCTGCCTCTTCaaacaacctccccacatctgCAAAGTCCCCCGCAATAAATGCCAAACACTGCCCTGCACCTTCCTTGGCCTTGCATAGCCTTAAATCACAAGCTATCATGCTTGAAGCGAATCAGAAAGTGACCACACCAGTGGAACCACCTAAGGCAGCGAGCCCCACAAAGGAGTTGGTCGAGTCCTTTACCAGCGAGATGG GTATAGAAGCTGCTGATCTGACCAGCCTGTTGGAACAGTTTGAGGAAACACAAG CCAAAGAGCAGCAAAGTGTACCGGAGGTCTGTGGTAGAGCAGCAGCTGTAGGAAACTCGAG TGCTGAATTTGCACGAGAGAAAATTGTCGTGGAGCGTGTCAGAGCCAATGATCTCTCAAACCCGGCAG CCCTGACTCCTCCAGCCACTCCTCCACACCAGATGTGGAAGCCTCTGGCCCCCGTGGCCCTCCTGGGGAAGGCCAACGTTCCGCTCTCTTCCAAGACCAACCCCTCCAAGGCTATCCAGATAGAAGCACGCCCTTTACCGTTAGCCAGATTCCACAACAAGCCCACCGCACCTGCTGCCGCCGTCTCCCACAGTGTGGCGTGCATGGATCACGACTACTGCCGTCCCAGCAAAGCTGCTTCTCCCGCTGGAGAGGCGGGCAAGCGCTGGAATGTCAAGCAACAGGCATTCATCACAATTAAACCCATCAAGCACGCTGCCGCCGCGCCTACAGTGCCCCTGCAGTCCTCCTCCCAGTCCAACACCCAAGCACCAGAGGCTCTGCATCACGCCATGGAAGGGTCTTCTGTTCTGGAGACTCCAGAGGCCTCTCCAGTCCGGCAGGAGAATGAATCCACTTTTAAAGAAGGCGCTGCCAGGAAGGGGGCTTTTGAGAGGTCCTATGGTTGTTACCCTTCCTCCCGCACCTCCAGCCCCCAGAATAGGGGGAGGAAACGAAGAGCCCGGCGTTCTCCATCTGTGTCCAGCAGCTTAGAGTCAGACTCCCATTCATCTCGCTCTCGGTCCAGATCTCACTCTCCATCCAAGAAAAG GTATCGTCACCGCCGCTCTCGGAGCAGATCCGGCTACTCGTCGCGTTCCTCCTCTCGGTCCTCTGTGTCCCGCTCACcacccaggaggaggaggtacTCTTATTCCTCCTCTCACTCTGGCTCTTGGAGTCGCTCCAGATCGCGGTCGCAATCGCCCCAAAGACGTGCACCGTGGAGGAGAAACAGAAGATTGTGCAG TCCCTCATATCGAAGCACCTATGGACACTGTGAAAATCCAGAGGACGTACAGAGACGGAAGGATAAAGCTATT GAGGAGCGACGGGTTGTTTACGTTGGTCGAATTCTGGGCACAATGACCCAAAGGGAGCTCAAAGACCGTTTCTCTTACTTTGGCAAGGTGGAGGATTGTACTCTGCACTTTAGGGACCGCGG GGATAACTACGGGTTTGTGACTTACTACAACACCAAAGATGCTTTCACCGCCATCGAGAATGGAAGCAAACTGCGCAAGCCTGATGAGCAGCCGTTTGACCTCTGTTTTGGTGGGAGGAGACAGTTTTGCAAGACCAGCTATTCTGATCTGG ATTCCAACAGAGACTATGACCCGGCATCTACAAAAAGCAAGGTGAAGACACTAGATTTCGACACTTTACTCAGGCAGGCCCAGCAGGGCCTGAAGAGGTAA